In the genome of Arthrobacter alpinus, the window TCGTTAGTGATGAGCAAAGCTACCAGCACCCCCGGCAATCCCCCACGCAGTTCAGCAGGACCACGCAAGGATGTGGTGCGTGCCGAGAAGCTGCAGGCAGGCTATTCCGGCGAGGCCGTCTGCGGTGTGGTCAGTTTCAGTCTTCATGCCGCGCAGGCCCTTGCACTCGTAGGCCCCAACGGAGCGGGCAAGTCAACTGTGGTCAAGACGCTAGTGGGCCAGCTTGAACCCGTGTCCGGCACCACCCTGATCAACGGTTCGGCAGTGGATGACAGGACCCTGGATTTCCGCCGCGAGGTGGCAGTTGTTTTTGATGATGACGCATTCTTCCCGTCACTGACGGTCGAGGAACACTTGGCGATCGTCGCGGCAGGACACGGCGTTGACGACGTCGAAGAGGTCATCTCCTCCGAACTGGAGTTCTTTGGCCTCACCGAGCAGGCCAAGTCACGG includes:
- a CDS encoding ABC transporter ATP-binding protein, whose translation is MSKATSTPGNPPRSSAGPRKDVVRAEKLQAGYSGEAVCGVVSFSLHAAQALALVGPNGAGKSTVVKTLVGQLEPVSGTTLINGSAVDDRTLDFRREVAVVFDDDAFFPSLTVEEHLAIVAAGHGVDDVEEVISSELEFFGLTEQAKSRPYNLSSGQRRRMLLASAFVRPRSLLVLDEPEQRLDTSMRHRLATRLSAEVDAGLALLVVTHDPDFLSTVATKAIFVSDTIHAMTPTQAAVAIASENPHAD